One genomic window of Campylobacter sp. MIT 99-7217 includes the following:
- the ccsB gene encoding c-type cytochrome biogenesis protein CcsB, translated as MKNIIQNFGDLKISIALFLLFALFCALATFIESAYGTPTAWAMIYGTLWFGFIQLLLGLNLACAMFRYKMFMLKKLPLALFHFSFLFILLGAAMTRYMGFEGNLHIRENEENAIIESSKSFIKMSAFKEGQTYGTAAMKDIGLLPFANDLKLVLDIDGQKAKLSYKNLLLDAKKVFSEDENASGLLALMLSNDQGQTLELVLNEGEVQNVAGINFAFLNDEVTSPYVKIDKNLKLSSSENLNFMQMSDGSSSKLQAQSVANSEEKRLYTLDNINFVVKFVSLHAKEEIKGANRPQDDSFWLWFKNSWLELFRTGLISLFGEPQNWKNSLLLSMKDFAMSKEYQALELSQNARNALELELEYKGVKKNLYVFEEASPVILDFGVEKFFVAWSTSTMNLPFSLYLKDFILDRYPGSMSPQSYASEVIVKDDDNEFDFRIFMNNVLDYRGFRLYQSSYDQDELGTILSVNKDPGKIPTYIGYFLLCLGMFLSLLNPNSRFRILAKLVSRDSLKNIAVALFCLGVIYNFQSVQAEENQLPLISKEHSKQFAFLAVQKNGRIVPFDTLAMEILEKVYKDTNYKGQDASGVILSMLVDFRAWSKEPIIIMPRNKGVNEEISKILGINPSKYVSILDFFDEKTGYKLTKYVENANRKSPNARGVFDKELIKLDERANIVNLVLSTELFRIFPQEDANNTTWLNPFEVLEDKEQKNPLASLLLRNYFINLDKALNTNDYTEANKALEALKLYQQKMGASIMPSENKIATEVFVNHAQIFVKLTPLYLLAGALLLILILAKMIQTKIKINFIFKLVYICNIIAFLIHTLGLILRAYLADHAPWSNAYESMVYIAWALALSGIFFSRKSPIALALTSILAGVVLHVAHLGEMDPQITNLVPVLKSYWLSIHVSVITASYGFLGLCCLLGIFVLILMCFLKKEGKHNENILRNITEASRINEMAMILGLILLTIGNFLGAIWANESWGRYWSWDSKETWALISILIYAAVLHMRLVPKFNNQYSFALWSMFAYWSIIMTYFGVNYFLVGLHSYAAGEAAQIPPSAYYSFLFMLILGIISSYKKQFIKKL; from the coding sequence ATGAAAAATATTATCCAAAATTTTGGCGATTTGAAAATTTCTATTGCTTTATTTTTACTTTTTGCACTTTTTTGTGCCTTGGCAACTTTTATTGAAAGTGCTTATGGCACACCAACTGCTTGGGCTATGATTTATGGCACGCTGTGGTTTGGATTTATACAGCTACTTTTAGGTTTAAATCTTGCTTGTGCAATGTTTAGATATAAAATGTTCATGCTTAAAAAACTTCCTCTTGCTCTTTTTCATTTTTCATTTTTATTTATCTTACTTGGTGCTGCTATGACTAGATATATGGGCTTTGAAGGAAATTTACATATCAGAGAAAACGAAGAAAATGCTATCATTGAAAGCTCTAAATCTTTTATCAAAATGTCAGCTTTTAAAGAGGGACAAACTTACGGCACAGCTGCGATGAAAGATATAGGACTTTTGCCTTTTGCAAATGATTTGAAGCTTGTTTTAGATATAGATGGACAAAAGGCTAAGCTTAGTTATAAAAATTTACTCCTTGATGCAAAAAAAGTTTTTAGCGAAGATGAAAATGCTTCTGGCTTGCTTGCTTTAATGCTTTCAAATGACCAAGGGCAAACCTTAGAACTTGTTTTAAATGAAGGAGAAGTTCAAAATGTAGCTGGTATAAATTTTGCCTTTTTAAACGATGAGGTTACAAGCCCTTATGTGAAAATTGATAAAAATTTGAAGTTAAGCTCAAGTGAAAATCTTAATTTTATGCAAATGAGTGATGGCTCGAGTTCAAAACTTCAAGCACAAAGTGTTGCAAACAGCGAAGAAAAAAGACTTTATACCCTTGATAATATAAATTTTGTTGTTAAATTTGTCTCACTTCATGCAAAAGAAGAGATCAAAGGAGCAAATCGCCCACAAGATGATAGCTTTTGGCTTTGGTTTAAAAACTCTTGGCTTGAGCTTTTTAGAACAGGTTTGATTTCCTTGTTTGGAGAGCCACAAAACTGGAAAAATAGTCTCTTGCTTAGTATGAAAGACTTTGCTATGAGTAAAGAATACCAAGCTTTAGAACTTTCTCAAAATGCAAGAAATGCTTTAGAATTAGAGCTTGAGTATAAGGGCGTGAAGAAAAATTTATATGTTTTTGAAGAAGCAAGTCCGGTGATCCTTGACTTTGGAGTGGAGAAATTTTTTGTTGCTTGGAGTACTTCAACAATGAATTTACCATTTTCTCTTTATCTTAAAGACTTTATTCTTGATCGTTATCCAGGTTCTATGTCTCCACAATCTTATGCAAGCGAAGTTATAGTAAAAGATGATGACAATGAATTTGATTTTAGGATATTTATGAACAATGTGCTTGATTATAGAGGTTTTAGACTTTATCAAAGCTCTTATGATCAAGATGAGCTAGGCACTATACTTTCTGTCAATAAAGATCCGGGCAAAATCCCAACTTACATAGGTTATTTTTTACTTTGTTTGGGAATGTTTCTTAGTCTTTTAAATCCAAATTCTCGCTTTAGAATCTTAGCAAAACTTGTAAGCCGTGATAGTCTTAAAAATATAGCTGTGGCTTTGTTTTGTTTAGGTGTGATTTATAATTTTCAAAGCGTTCAAGCTGAGGAAAATCAACTTCCTCTCATCAGCAAAGAACACAGCAAACAATTTGCCTTTTTAGCTGTGCAGAAAAACGGAAGAATTGTTCCTTTTGATACTTTAGCTATGGAAATTTTAGAAAAAGTATATAAAGATACGAACTATAAAGGACAAGATGCAAGTGGTGTGATACTTTCTATGCTTGTTGATTTTAGAGCTTGGAGTAAAGAGCCTATCATCATCATGCCAAGAAATAAGGGTGTAAATGAAGAGATTTCTAAAATTTTAGGGATAAATCCTAGTAAGTATGTGAGCATACTTGATTTTTTTGATGAAAAAACAGGTTATAAGCTTACAAAATATGTTGAAAATGCAAATAGAAAAAGTCCTAATGCAAGAGGAGTATTTGATAAAGAGCTTATCAAGCTTGATGAAAGAGCAAATATAGTCAATCTTGTTTTAAGTACCGAGCTTTTTAGGATCTTTCCTCAAGAAGATGCTAACAACACCACTTGGCTTAATCCTTTTGAAGTACTTGAAGATAAAGAGCAAAAAAACCCTCTTGCCTCCTTGCTCCTTAGAAATTATTTTATCAATCTTGATAAAGCCTTAAATACAAATGATTACACCGAGGCTAATAAGGCTTTAGAAGCTCTTAAACTCTATCAGCAAAAAATGGGTGCAAGCATTATGCCAAGTGAAAATAAAATCGCTACTGAAGTTTTTGTCAATCACGCTCAAATTTTTGTAAAGCTTACCCCTTTATATCTTTTAGCTGGAGCCTTGCTTTTGATCTTGATTTTGGCAAAGATGATACAAACAAAGATCAAGATCAATTTTATCTTTAAACTTGTTTATATTTGCAATATCATCGCCTTTCTTATCCATACCCTAGGACTTATCTTAAGAGCTTATTTAGCTGATCATGCACCTTGGAGTAATGCGTATGAAAGTATGGTGTATATCGCTTGGGCTTTGGCTTTGAGTGGTATTTTCTTTTCAAGAAAAAGCCCTATTGCTCTAGCCTTAACCTCTATCCTAGCAGGCGTTGTTTTGCATGTGGCACATCTTGGGGAAATGGATCCGCAAATTACAAATTTAGTTCCTGTTTTAAAATCGTATTGGCTAAGTATCCATGTTTCTGTTATTACTGCTAGTTATGGATTTTTAGGGCTTTGTTGCTTACTTGGAATCTTTGTTTTGATTTTAATGTGCTTTTTGAAAAAAGAGGGCAAACACAATGAAAATATCTTAAGAAATATCACAGAAGCAAGTAGGATTAATGAAATGGCTATGATTTTGGGCTTGATCTTGCTTACTATAGGCAATTTTCTAGGTGCGATTTGGGCAAATGAAAGCTGGGGTAGGTATTGGAGCTGGGATTCTAAGGAAACTTGGGCTTTGATCAGTATATTAATTTATGCTGCTGTGCTTCATATGCGTTTAGTTCCTAAATTTAACAATCAATACAGCTTTGCACTTTGGTCTATGTTTGCGTATTGGAGCATTATAATGACTTATTTTGGAGTTAATTATTTCTTAGTGGGACTTCATTCTTACGCTGCAGGAGAGGCAGCACAAATTCCTCCTTCTGCGTATTATAGCTTTTTATTTATGTTAATTTTAGGTATTATAAGTTCTTATAAAAAACAATTTATTAAAAAATTATAA
- a CDS encoding ABC transporter ATP-binding protein — MLVVKDLKVYYGLIEALKGISFDIKTGQIITLIGSNGAGKTSTLNAILNRVKKKGEISFLGYETKRHSTHALVQKGIALVPEGRKIFINLSVEENLKIGAFNNGENYEHLKEQMYKLFPRLKAKRQSLAGNLSGGEAQMLAISRALMSEPKLLMLDEPSLGLAPKIVGEVFDIIVRLKEEGITILLVEQNAFSALKISDYAYVLENGKLVMQGVASELIGNDEIRKRYLGI; from the coding sequence ATGTTAGTGGTTAAAGATTTAAAGGTTTATTATGGCTTGATTGAAGCTTTAAAGGGCATAAGTTTTGATATAAAAACAGGGCAAATCATCACACTTATAGGTTCAAATGGTGCTGGAAAAACATCAACTCTTAATGCTATTTTAAACCGCGTGAAAAAAAAGGGCGAAATTAGCTTTTTGGGCTATGAGACAAAAAGACATTCAACACATGCCTTAGTGCAAAAAGGCATAGCCTTAGTTCCTGAGGGTAGAAAAATTTTTATCAATCTTAGCGTTGAAGAAAATTTAAAAATCGGAGCTTTTAACAATGGAGAAAATTATGAGCATTTAAAAGAGCAGATGTATAAGCTTTTTCCGCGTCTTAAGGCTAAAAGACAAAGTTTAGCAGGAAATTTAAGTGGTGGAGAAGCTCAAATGCTTGCGATTTCAAGAGCTTTGATGAGTGAGCCTAAGCTTTTAATGCTTGATGAACCATCTTTAGGACTTGCTCCAAAGATCGTAGGAGAGGTGTTTGATATCATTGTGAGACTAAAAGAAGAGGGCATTACCATACTTTTAGTTGAACAAAATGCCTTTTCAGCCCTTAAAATAAGTGATTATGCCTATGTTTTGGAAAATGGAAAGCTTGTTATGCAAGGCGTGGCAAGCGAGCTTATAGGAAATGATGAAATTCGCAAAAGATACTTAGGAATTTAA
- a CDS encoding ABC transporter ATP-binding protein: MILELKNINKNFNGVQAISDTSFGIKEGEIFTLIGPNGAGKTTLFNIITGNYKPSSGQVFFKDKLINELKPHKIVHLGIARTFQNIRLFSSMSVLENVLIGFDQSIKYNVLEAFLHLGRFSKSEKEARKKALELLEELSIADLAHEKATSLSYGQQRKVEIARAMATNPSLLLLDEPAAGMNSAESLELANLILKLRKDYKISVLLIEHDMNFVHKLCDRVLVLDYGKVIFEGKIEEAVKNEEVIAAYLGDFHGEK; the protein is encoded by the coding sequence ATGATACTTGAGCTTAAAAATATCAACAAAAATTTCAATGGTGTCCAAGCCATAAGTGATACAAGTTTTGGTATCAAAGAAGGAGAAATTTTTACTCTCATAGGACCAAATGGTGCTGGAAAAACAACGCTTTTTAACATCATCACTGGAAATTATAAACCAAGTAGCGGGCAAGTTTTTTTCAAAGATAAGTTGATCAATGAGCTAAAGCCTCATAAAATCGTTCATTTAGGTATAGCAAGAACCTTTCAAAATATACGCCTTTTTTCAAGCATGAGCGTGCTTGAAAATGTGCTTATAGGCTTTGATCAAAGTATAAAATACAATGTTTTAGAAGCTTTTTTGCATTTGGGGCGTTTTAGTAAAAGCGAAAAAGAGGCTAGAAAAAAAGCCTTGGAACTTTTAGAAGAGCTTTCAATTGCTGATCTTGCACATGAAAAGGCAACAAGCTTAAGCTATGGACAGCAAAGAAAGGTTGAAATCGCAAGAGCAATGGCTACAAACCCTAGCTTACTTTTGCTTGATGAGCCAGCTGCTGGTATGAACTCAGCTGAAAGCTTAGAGCTTGCAAATTTGATCTTAAAGCTAAGAAAGGATTATAAGATCAGCGTTTTGTTGATAGAACATGATATGAATTTTGTGCATAAGCTTTGTGATAGGGTTTTGGTGCTTGATTATGGTAAGGTGATTTTTGAGGGTAAGATTGAAGAGGCGGTAAAAAACGAAGAAGTTATTGCTGCTTATTTGGGCGATTTTCATGGAGAAAAATAA
- a CDS encoding branched-chain amino acid ABC transporter permease, with protein sequence MSKNKFAHFAFLALALLFIVFSPNFFSDYGNQILNNIAIFIILAVSYNLINGVTGQFSLEPNGFVAVGAYAAALILLSSDNKIDQFVLEDPSSFILAFHSSSFIFALFMGGLLAALLALLLSFAVFRVRGDYLAIVTLGFGIIIKLLAINFPSITNGSLGLNDLPRHSNLYYTGGAAIIAVILILNLVYSKYGRAMRAIRDDEDAASAMGINAFWIKTLAFCTSAFLEGVGGGLLACLLASVSPEQFDFLLTFQLLIIIVLGGLGSTSGAILGAFLVIGGAEWLRFLDESMNIFGYETPAMPGFRMVVFSLILILVMLFARKGLLGDKEILDFFKKRNKK encoded by the coding sequence ATGAGTAAAAATAAATTTGCACATTTTGCTTTTTTAGCACTTGCCTTGCTTTTTATCGTTTTTAGTCCAAATTTTTTTAGTGATTATGGCAACCAAATTTTAAATAATATCGCTATTTTTATCATCTTAGCAGTAAGTTATAATCTCATCAACGGCGTTACAGGGCAGTTTTCTTTAGAGCCTAATGGCTTTGTGGCTGTTGGAGCATACGCAGCAGCTTTGATACTTTTAAGCTCTGATAATAAAATCGATCAATTCGTACTTGAAGATCCAAGTTCTTTTATTTTAGCCTTTCATTCGAGTTCTTTTATCTTTGCTTTGTTCATGGGAGGACTTTTAGCAGCTTTACTTGCCTTGCTTCTTTCTTTTGCGGTGTTTCGAGTAAGAGGAGATTACCTAGCTATCGTAACTTTGGGTTTTGGTATCATCATCAAGCTTTTAGCTATAAATTTTCCAAGTATCACAAATGGTTCTTTAGGACTTAATGATCTGCCAAGACATTCAAATCTTTACTACACAGGAGGAGCTGCCATTATAGCTGTGATTTTGATCCTAAATTTAGTGTATTCAAAATATGGTCGTGCTATGCGTGCGATTAGAGATGATGAAGATGCAGCTAGTGCTATGGGGATCAATGCTTTTTGGATCAAAACCCTTGCTTTTTGCACCTCAGCCTTTTTAGAAGGCGTTGGAGGAGGACTTTTAGCTTGTTTGCTTGCTTCAGTAAGTCCTGAGCAGTTTGACTTTTTGCTTACTTTTCAGCTTCTTATCATCATCGTTTTAGGTGGGCTTGGATCTACAAGTGGAGCTATTTTGGGAGCATTTTTGGTCATTGGTGGGGCTGAGTGGCTTAGATTTTTAGATGAAAGTATGAATATCTTTGGCTATGAAACACCTGCAATGCCGGGTTTTAGAATGGTTGTTTTTTCACTTATTTTGATCCTTGTTATGCTTTTTGCACGAAAAGGACTTTTAGGCGATAAAGAAATCCTTGATTTTTTCAAAAAAAGGAATAAAAAATGA
- a CDS encoding branched-chain amino acid ABC transporter permease: MDTTLFFQQLINALSLGSMYALIAIGYTMVYGVLRLINFAHGEIMMVGAYAALFCITILNVPFLGALSLAMIFAALVGISIDKIAYKPLRNAPKISLLITAIGMSYLIQNLFNVIFGSAALSFPVPSYLEKVIEFKGLSISVISIFVPVLTFVILLFVLFVLYKSKYGVAIRALAFDIQTVSLMGIDANKIIALVFALGSALAAVGGVFWAINYPSIDPHMGVLIGLKAFAAAVLGGIGSVVGAVLGGLIIGFSEVIVVAFFPELSGFKDAFAFIFLVFILLFKPTGILGINYERSRF; encoded by the coding sequence ATGGATACCACTCTTTTTTTTCAGCAACTCATCAACGCCCTTTCTCTAGGCTCGATGTATGCACTCATAGCCATAGGTTATACTATGGTTTATGGGGTTTTAAGGCTTATTAATTTTGCTCATGGCGAAATTATGATGGTTGGAGCTTATGCGGCTTTATTTTGCATAACGATTTTAAATGTGCCTTTTTTGGGTGCTTTAAGTCTTGCTATGATTTTTGCTGCCTTAGTGGGTATAAGTATAGATAAAATCGCCTACAAGCCCCTAAGAAATGCTCCTAAAATTTCTCTTCTTATCACAGCCATAGGAATGAGTTATTTGATACAAAATCTTTTCAATGTCATCTTTGGCTCAGCAGCACTTTCTTTCCCTGTGCCAAGTTATTTGGAAAAAGTTATAGAATTTAAGGGCTTAAGCATAAGTGTGATTTCTATTTTTGTGCCTGTGCTTACCTTTGTTATCCTACTTTTTGTACTTTTTGTGCTTTACAAAAGTAAATACGGCGTTGCGATAAGAGCCTTAGCCTTTGACATACAAACTGTGAGCTTAATGGGCATTGATGCAAATAAAATCATAGCTTTAGTTTTTGCTCTAGGATCAGCTCTAGCTGCTGTTGGAGGGGTTTTTTGGGCGATAAATTATCCTTCTATCGATCCTCACATGGGCGTATTAATCGGTCTAAAAGCCTTTGCAGCAGCTGTTTTAGGAGGGATAGGCTCTGTTGTGGGTGCTGTTTTAGGAGGACTTATCATAGGTTTTTCTGAAGTGATTGTTGTTGCGTTTTTTCCGGAGCTTTCAGGTTTTAAAGATGCCTTTGCCTTTATCTTTTTAGTTTTTATCTTGCTTTTTAAACCTACGGGAATTTTAGGTATAAACTATGAAAGGAGCAGATTTTAA
- a CDS encoding ABC transporter substrate-binding protein yields MKKFHLSLCALALTSFVYAKEVKIGVVLPLSGATAAYGQSALEGIKIAHLMQNTLDNGDKVELVITDDKGEKIEAANSATRLIATDEVLALIGEMTTAHFLQVVRIAQKDKIPVISPAASSAKITDKPYAARVSFSDNLQGEVLARYAITKMSFKETVIVLDQSNDFSLNLAKVFEKEFVKNGGKIKEKIRISTGDKDFKAIISKIKTINPEFIFIPIFYHEAALFARQALAMNVKIPTLSGWGIADQKFIELAGEAANGYIFSDSFDFNNPQTKLSKEFIAEFEKKNKTKEVPNFSAMGADAYFVMFEAMNKCTHDLTSECINKQIHSTSNFQGVSGIINIDQSGETKRSVVIKEVKDLKQVFKDIINP; encoded by the coding sequence ATGAAAAAATTTCATCTTAGTTTATGTGCTTTAGCACTTACAAGTTTTGTATATGCAAAAGAAGTTAAAATAGGTGTTGTTTTACCCTTAAGTGGAGCTACTGCTGCTTATGGACAAAGTGCTTTAGAGGGGATTAAAATAGCTCATTTAATGCAAAATACCTTAGACAATGGAGATAAGGTTGAGCTCGTTATAACTGATGATAAGGGCGAGAAGATAGAAGCAGCAAATTCAGCCACAAGACTTATAGCTACAGATGAAGTTTTAGCACTGATAGGGGAAATGACAACAGCACATTTTTTACAAGTCGTGCGTATAGCCCAAAAAGATAAGATCCCAGTGATTTCTCCAGCAGCTTCATCTGCAAAAATAACAGATAAACCCTATGCTGCTAGAGTAAGTTTTTCAGATAATTTACAAGGAGAAGTTCTTGCACGATATGCTATAACAAAAATGAGCTTCAAAGAAACCGTGATCGTGCTTGATCAAAGTAATGATTTTTCTTTAAATTTAGCCAAGGTTTTTGAAAAAGAATTTGTAAAAAATGGAGGAAAAATCAAAGAAAAGATAAGGATAAGCACAGGAGATAAGGACTTTAAGGCAATTATTTCTAAGATTAAAACCATAAATCCTGAATTTATCTTTATCCCTATTTTTTATCACGAAGCAGCACTTTTTGCAAGACAAGCCCTTGCGATGAATGTTAAAATTCCAACCCTCAGCGGTTGGGGTATAGCTGATCAAAAATTTATAGAGCTTGCAGGCGAGGCGGCAAATGGCTATATTTTTAGCGATAGTTTTGATTTTAATAACCCTCAAACCAAGCTTAGCAAAGAATTTATCGCTGAGTTTGAAAAAAAGAACAAAACAAAAGAAGTTCCAAATTTTAGTGCCATGGGAGCCGATGCGTATTTTGTTATGTTTGAAGCTATGAATAAATGCACACATGATCTTACAAGTGAGTGTATTAACAAGCAAATTCATAGCACAAGTAATTTTCAAGGTGTTTCAGGTATTATAAACATTGATCAAAGCGGCGAAACAAAAAGATCTGTCGTGATCAAAGAAGTAAAAGATTTGAAACAAGTTTTCAAAGACATTATCAACCCTTAG
- a CDS encoding ABC transporter substrate-binding protein: MKKFHLSLCALALTSFVYAKEVKIGVVLPLSGATAAYGQSALEGIKIAHLMQNTLKNGDKVELVTLDSRGDKVESATAATRLIAQDKVLGFIGEMVTANTLQIMRVAEDKKIPLIAPAATSDKLLNGKKYSSRVCFMDSFQGSSLAKYAFKDLSYKKAVIVMDQSTDYSLGLAKAFEKEFKQNGGEILAKLRVSSGDKDYKAVIAQIANLKPDFIYLPIYYNEAALFVRQAKNVNLNIAMGSADGVADETFIKLAKDASNGYIFTDSFDYTNPTTKLSKEFIAEFEKKNKTKEVPNFSAMGADAYFVMFEAMNKCTHDLTSECINKQIHSTSNFQGVSGIINIDQSGNASRSVVVKEIQNEKQTYKATINP; encoded by the coding sequence ATGAAAAAATTTCATCTTAGTTTATGTGCTTTAGCACTTACAAGTTTTGTATATGCAAAAGAAGTTAAAATAGGTGTTGTTTTACCCTTAAGTGGAGCTACTGCTGCTTATGGACAAAGTGCTTTAGAGGGGATTAAAATAGCTCATTTAATGCAAAATACCTTAAAAAATGGAGATAAGGTTGAGCTTGTTACTCTTGATTCAAGAGGAGATAAGGTAGAAAGTGCCACAGCTGCTACAAGGCTTATCGCACAAGATAAGGTGCTTGGATTTATAGGAGAAATGGTAACTGCAAATACCTTGCAGATCATGCGTGTAGCAGAAGATAAAAAAATTCCTCTCATTGCTCCTGCTGCAACGAGTGATAAGCTTTTAAATGGCAAAAAATACTCAAGCAGGGTTTGTTTTATGGATAGCTTTCAAGGCTCATCTTTAGCAAAATATGCTTTTAAAGACCTTTCTTATAAAAAGGCTGTGATTGTTATGGATCAAAGTACTGATTATTCTTTAGGTTTGGCTAAGGCTTTTGAAAAAGAATTTAAGCAAAATGGCGGAGAGATTTTAGCAAAATTAAGAGTAAGCTCTGGAGATAAAGACTATAAGGCTGTGATTGCTCAAATTGCAAATTTAAAGCCTGATTTTATTTATTTGCCAATTTATTATAACGAAGCAGCTCTTTTTGTGCGTCAGGCTAAAAATGTAAATTTAAACATAGCTATGGGATCAGCTGATGGGGTAGCTGATGAGACCTTTATCAAGCTAGCAAAAGATGCGAGCAATGGCTATATTTTCACAGATAGCTTTGATTATACTAATCCAACCACTAAGCTTAGCAAAGAATTTATCGCTGAGTTTGAAAAAAAGAACAAAACAAAAGAAGTTCCAAATTTTAGTGCCATGGGAGCCGATGCGTATTTTGTTATGTTTGAAGCTATGAATAAATGCACACATGATCTTACAAGTGAGTGCATTAACAAGCAAATTCATAGCACAAGTAATTTTCAAGGTGTTTCAGGTATTATAAACATTGATCAAAGCGGTAACGCTAGTCGCTCAGTCGTTGTGAAAGAAATTCAAAACGAAAAACAAACATATAAGGCGACAATTAATCCATAA
- a CDS encoding ABC transporter substrate-binding protein, giving the protein MKKFHLGLCALALAGFACAKEVKIGVVLPLTGSVAAYGQDVLMGIELANKFQAKLKNGDDVKLVVLDSKGDKVESATAATRLVSADKVLALIGEAVTPNTMQVISVAESKKIPMIAPVASGDKLLNGKKYSSRVCFMDSFQGQKFADYAFNTLNLKTAVLITDQSNVYSLGLSKVFEQSFTQKGGKILKKFNISSNDKDFKAIVSQLQGINADFVYMPIYHPEAALIAKQARAAGFKGLLAAGDGVNNKTFIELGGSAVNGVVFTDSFDYNNPPNQISKSFLDLYAKEKGTRELPAFSAMGADAYLVVLEAMNKCETNLTSECINNEIHSITNFQSVGGTININKSGNASRSVVVKEIQNEKQTYKATINP; this is encoded by the coding sequence ATGAAAAAATTTCATCTTGGTTTATGTGCTTTGGCACTTGCAGGTTTTGCTTGTGCAAAAGAAGTTAAAATAGGTGTTGTTTTGCCCCTGACGGGAAGCGTTGCTGCTTATGGGCAAGATGTTCTCATGGGCATAGAACTTGCTAATAAATTTCAAGCTAAGCTTAAAAACGGCGATGATGTAAAGCTTGTTGTTCTTGATAGCAAGGGAGATAAGGTAGAAAGTGCCACAGCTGCTACAAGGCTTGTTTCAGCAGATAAGGTTTTAGCCCTTATAGGAGAAGCTGTTACTCCAAATACCATGCAAGTTATTAGCGTAGCAGAAAGTAAAAAAATTCCTATGATAGCTCCTGTTGCCTCAGGCGATAAACTTTTAAATGGTAAAAAATACTCAAGCAGGGTTTGTTTTATGGATAGTTTTCAGGGTCAAAAATTTGCTGATTATGCCTTTAATACCTTAAATTTAAAAACAGCTGTTTTGATTACTGATCAAAGCAATGTGTATTCTTTGGGTTTATCCAAGGTTTTTGAGCAAAGCTTTACACAAAAAGGTGGAAAAATTCTTAAGAAATTTAATATCTCGTCAAATGACAAGGACTTTAAGGCTATCGTTTCGCAGCTTCAAGGTATAAATGCAGACTTTGTATATATGCCAATTTATCACCCAGAAGCTGCACTTATTGCTAAGCAAGCAAGAGCAGCAGGCTTTAAAGGGCTTTTAGCAGCAGGAGATGGGGTAAATAACAAGACCTTTATCGAGCTTGGAGGTAGTGCTGTAAATGGCGTGGTTTTTACGGATAGTTTTGATTATAATAACCCGCCAAATCAAATCAGCAAAAGTTTTCTTGATCTTTATGCTAAAGAAAAAGGCACAAGAGAGCTTCCAGCTTTTTCAGCCATGGGGGCAGATGCGTATTTGGTTGTGCTTGAAGCGATGAACAAATGTGAGACAAATTTAACAAGTGAGTGTATTAACAATGAAATCCACTCTATCACAAATTTTCAAAGCGTAGGTGGAACAATCAATATCAACAAAAGCGGTAACGCTAGTCGCTCAGTCGTTGTGAAAGAAATTCAAAACGAAAAACAAACATATAAGGCGACAATTAATCCATAA